A portion of the Bufo gargarizans isolate SCDJY-AF-19 chromosome 7, ASM1485885v1, whole genome shotgun sequence genome contains these proteins:
- the LOC122944085 gene encoding E3 ubiquitin-protein ligase TRIM32-like, with protein sequence MHEFNKDWKLSGIQRIYYNSLVEGLGGYGSEDGKFIWPTSVTITLDGDLAIKDSGNQKIQIFSPEGQHKQTFIYGPETSNCLGDVVCTEEGLLLVSNGYKGIKVFSKEGEMIHLLKSSKTDWKHSYGLAILNSNSIAVTDWTDGGKVHIVVVDWRMNAVVKTNVVEGLQRPEHIAVNKDEDLLVTEGQLFGQHIGCCLKIIDNERTIKKTIGPTYGNHFNFINPSGVCVDVNGNFLVADKGKNNVTMFNPDSSLVALVVTQDLEGPCGITVAKSGLLVVTDCYHHSVKLYKYKQDIAL encoded by the exons ATGCATGAATTCAATAAGGATTGGAAGCTTTCAGGAATACAAAGAATTTACTACAACAGTTTAGTTGAGGGGCTAGGAGGTTATGGCTCTGAGGATGGAAAATTTATTTGGCCGACCAGTGTGACAATTACTTTAGATGGTGATCTTGCCATCAAAGACAGTGGCAATCAAAAAATTCAGATCTTCTCTCCTGAAGGTCAACACAAGCAGACTTTTATATATGGTCCCGAAACAAGCAACTGCCTTGGAGATGTAGTGTGTACCGAAGAAGGTCTTCTACTGGTGTCCAATGGATATAAGGGTATAAAAGTTTTTTCTAAGGAAGGAGAAATGATCCATCTCTTGAAGTCCTCTAAGACAGATTGGAAACATTCCTATGGGCTGGCTATACTAAACTCCAACAGCATCGCTGTGACAGATTGGACTGATGGGGGAAAAGTTCACATTGTTGTAGTGGATTGGAGAATGAATGCTGTTGTGAAAACCAATGTTGTGGAAGGTCTTCAAAGGCCAGAGCATATTGCCGTTAATAAG GATGAAGACTTGCTGGTGACAGAAGGACAACTGTTTGGACAACACATAGGTTGCTGCCTTAAGATTATAGACAATGAGCGTACAATTAAAAAAACGATCGGACCCACATATGGCAACCATTTTAATTTTATAAATCCATCTGGAGTTTGTGTGGATGTAAATGGCAATTTTCTGGTAGCAGATAAAGGCAAGAACAACGTCACTATGTTTAATCCAGACTCATCTTTGGTCGCTCTAGTTGTGACACAGGACCTAGAGGGTCCCTGTGGCATCACAGTAGCAAAGAGCGGCCTTCTAGTTGTTACCGATTGCTACCATCACAGTGTGAAACTGTACAAATATAAACAGGACATAGCATTATAA